One Fundulus heteroclitus isolate FHET01 chromosome 11, MU-UCD_Fhet_4.1, whole genome shotgun sequence DNA segment encodes these proteins:
- the nccrp1 gene encoding F-box only protein 50 isoform X2, with product MHPGLSTGNGTLSCCITRIRETDGAAQEAAERCVYIATPGWGSESFLLPSGQREITRSCLSRAMSAADWKQRCETEWGLQGAPMPDAVDWKSVYEAKPLGRNLLKNPAPFGFSKDSPPPEPELPDVPPGGPPRFQPDGDFAGWTTSTEVLPYDTSGIPEGVVVCALPRYSWFTLEQVVDLKAEGLWDELLDTFQPEIIIQDWYEESQVHDTIYQLHVKLLGSDKTTVISEHSANPTEDRSVYSHNWKEVSHVFSNYGPGVRYVHFQHRLKNSFLNDFFPTLFTGTSVIVKPVKSSS from the exons AGGCCGCAGAGCGCTGTGTTTACATTGCGACACCGGGGTGGGGCTCTGAGAGCTTCCTGCTCCCTTCAGGCCAGCGCGAGATCACACGGAGCTGCCTGTCACGCGCGATGTCTGCCGCAGACTGGAAGCAGAGGTGCGAGACTGAGTGGGGTCTACAGGGCGCCCCCATGCCCGACGCTGTGGACTGGAAGTCCGTGTACGAAGCCAAGCCCCTGGGACGGAACCTGCTGAAGAACCCCGCACCTTTCG GGTTTAGCAAGGACAGCCCTCCACCTGAGCCCGAGCTGCCTGACGTGCCCCCAGGTGGACCCCCCCGCTTTCAGCCTGACG GAGACTTTGCTGGCTGGACCACGAGCACAGAGGTTCTGCCGTATGACACCAGCGGCATCCCAGAGGGCGTGGTGGTCTGTGCGCTGCCTCGGTATAG CTGGTTCACCTTGGAGCAGGTTGTGGACCTGAAGGCAGAGGGACTGTGGGATGAGTTGCTGGATACTTTTCAACCTGAAATAATCATTCAAGACTG GTATGAGGAAAGTCAGGTGCATGACACCATCTACCAGCTGCATGTAAAGCTGCTGGGTTCAGACAAAACAACGGTGATTTCAGAGCACTCAGCTAATCCCACAGAGGACCGGAGTGTGTACTCCCACAACTGGAAGGAG GTGTCTCATGTGTTCTCTAACTATGGACCGGGTGTGAGATACGTCCACTTCCAGCACAGACTGAAGAACAGCTTCCTCAATGATTTCTTCCCCACACTCTTCACTGGCACCTCTGTAATTGTGAAACCAGTCAAAAGCAGTTCATAG
- the nccrp1 gene encoding F-box only protein 50 isoform X4 — protein MLYEAAERCVYIATPGWGSESFLLPSGQREITRSCLSRAMSAADWKQRCETEWGLQGAPMPDAVDWKSVYEAKPLGRNLLKNPAPFGFSKDSPPPEPELPDVPPGGPPRFQPDGDFAGWTTSTEVLPYDTSGIPEGVVVCALPRYSWFTLEQVVDLKAEGLWDELLDTFQPEIIIQDWYEESQVHDTIYQLHVKLLGSDKTTVISEHSANPTEDRSVYSHNWKEVSHVFSNYGPGVRYVHFQHRLKNSFLNDFFPTLFTGTSVIVKPVKSSS, from the exons AGGCCGCAGAGCGCTGTGTTTACATTGCGACACCGGGGTGGGGCTCTGAGAGCTTCCTGCTCCCTTCAGGCCAGCGCGAGATCACACGGAGCTGCCTGTCACGCGCGATGTCTGCCGCAGACTGGAAGCAGAGGTGCGAGACTGAGTGGGGTCTACAGGGCGCCCCCATGCCCGACGCTGTGGACTGGAAGTCCGTGTACGAAGCCAAGCCCCTGGGACGGAACCTGCTGAAGAACCCCGCACCTTTCG GGTTTAGCAAGGACAGCCCTCCACCTGAGCCCGAGCTGCCTGACGTGCCCCCAGGTGGACCCCCCCGCTTTCAGCCTGACG GAGACTTTGCTGGCTGGACCACGAGCACAGAGGTTCTGCCGTATGACACCAGCGGCATCCCAGAGGGCGTGGTGGTCTGTGCGCTGCCTCGGTATAG CTGGTTCACCTTGGAGCAGGTTGTGGACCTGAAGGCAGAGGGACTGTGGGATGAGTTGCTGGATACTTTTCAACCTGAAATAATCATTCAAGACTG GTATGAGGAAAGTCAGGTGCATGACACCATCTACCAGCTGCATGTAAAGCTGCTGGGTTCAGACAAAACAACGGTGATTTCAGAGCACTCAGCTAATCCCACAGAGGACCGGAGTGTGTACTCCCACAACTGGAAGGAG GTGTCTCATGTGTTCTCTAACTATGGACCGGGTGTGAGATACGTCCACTTCCAGCACAGACTGAAGAACAGCTTCCTCAATGATTTCTTCCCCACACTCTTCACTGGCACCTCTGTAATTGTGAAACCAGTCAAAAGCAGTTCATAG
- the nccrp1 gene encoding F-box only protein 50 isoform X3 gives MGQFFSGTLSCCITRIRETDGAAQEAAERCVYIATPGWGSESFLLPSGQREITRSCLSRAMSAADWKQRCETEWGLQGAPMPDAVDWKSVYEAKPLGRNLLKNPAPFGFSKDSPPPEPELPDVPPGGPPRFQPDGDFAGWTTSTEVLPYDTSGIPEGVVVCALPRYSWFTLEQVVDLKAEGLWDELLDTFQPEIIIQDWYEESQVHDTIYQLHVKLLGSDKTTVISEHSANPTEDRSVYSHNWKEVSHVFSNYGPGVRYVHFQHRLKNSFLNDFFPTLFTGTSVIVKPVKSSS, from the exons AGGCCGCAGAGCGCTGTGTTTACATTGCGACACCGGGGTGGGGCTCTGAGAGCTTCCTGCTCCCTTCAGGCCAGCGCGAGATCACACGGAGCTGCCTGTCACGCGCGATGTCTGCCGCAGACTGGAAGCAGAGGTGCGAGACTGAGTGGGGTCTACAGGGCGCCCCCATGCCCGACGCTGTGGACTGGAAGTCCGTGTACGAAGCCAAGCCCCTGGGACGGAACCTGCTGAAGAACCCCGCACCTTTCG GGTTTAGCAAGGACAGCCCTCCACCTGAGCCCGAGCTGCCTGACGTGCCCCCAGGTGGACCCCCCCGCTTTCAGCCTGACG GAGACTTTGCTGGCTGGACCACGAGCACAGAGGTTCTGCCGTATGACACCAGCGGCATCCCAGAGGGCGTGGTGGTCTGTGCGCTGCCTCGGTATAG CTGGTTCACCTTGGAGCAGGTTGTGGACCTGAAGGCAGAGGGACTGTGGGATGAGTTGCTGGATACTTTTCAACCTGAAATAATCATTCAAGACTG GTATGAGGAAAGTCAGGTGCATGACACCATCTACCAGCTGCATGTAAAGCTGCTGGGTTCAGACAAAACAACGGTGATTTCAGAGCACTCAGCTAATCCCACAGAGGACCGGAGTGTGTACTCCCACAACTGGAAGGAG GTGTCTCATGTGTTCTCTAACTATGGACCGGGTGTGAGATACGTCCACTTCCAGCACAGACTGAAGAACAGCTTCCTCAATGATTTCTTCCCCACACTCTTCACTGGCACCTCTGTAATTGTGAAACCAGTCAAAAGCAGTTCATAG